A single region of the Streptococcus macedonicus ACA-DC 198 genome encodes:
- a CDS encoding ABC transporter ATP-binding protein translates to MTLNSIDVKHLKFKYDDNQDNYTLDDLSFHVKQGEWLSIIGHNGSGKSTTVRLIDGLLAAESGDIFVENELLTEENVWNIRQKIGMIFQNPDNQFVGATVEDDVAFGLENKGIPLEEMQSRVKEALQLVGMSDFADREPSRLSGGQKQRVAIAGVIAMRPNIIILDEATSMLDPEGRLELIQTIKEIRDQYNMTVISITHDLDEVALSDRVLVMKRGKVESSSTPRELFARGEELLTLGLDIPFSAKLISTLKNKGFEFTNNYLTEKELEDQLWELLLKA, encoded by the coding sequence ATGACATTGAATAGTATTGACGTTAAACATTTAAAATTTAAATATGACGATAATCAGGACAATTACACCTTGGATGATTTATCGTTTCACGTGAAACAAGGTGAATGGTTGTCTATTATTGGGCACAATGGTTCAGGAAAATCAACAACAGTTCGTTTGATTGATGGGCTGTTGGCCGCTGAATCAGGCGATATTTTTGTTGAAAACGAGCTTTTAACGGAAGAAAATGTGTGGAACATTCGTCAGAAGATTGGAATGATTTTTCAAAATCCAGATAATCAATTTGTTGGAGCAACCGTTGAGGACGATGTCGCTTTTGGACTTGAAAATAAAGGAATTCCTCTTGAGGAAATGCAGTCACGTGTTAAAGAGGCACTTCAATTAGTTGGAATGTCTGACTTTGCTGATCGTGAGCCGTCACGTCTTTCTGGCGGACAAAAACAACGTGTTGCGATTGCTGGAGTAATTGCTATGCGTCCGAATATTATTATTTTGGACGAAGCAACAAGTATGTTAGACCCAGAAGGTCGTTTAGAATTGATTCAGACGATAAAAGAGATTCGTGATCAGTATAATATGACGGTTATTTCTATCACTCATGACTTAGATGAAGTTGCATTGAGTGACCGTGTGTTAGTCATGAAAAGAGGAAAAGTTGAGTCAAGCTCAACACCGCGAGAACTCTTTGCTAGAGGAGAAGAATTATTGACGTTAGGACTAGATATTCCTTTTTCAGCCAAACTTATCTCTACTTTAAAAAATAAAGGGTTTGAGTTTACAAACAATTATCTTACGGAAAAGGAATTAGAAGATCAGTTATGGGAATTACTCTTGAAAGCGTAA
- a CDS encoding Phosphoglycolate phosphatase, whose protein sequence is MKSILFDLDGTLVNSSPGIKAAFNYAFKRLQLPLQTDKQLSTFIGPPLEVTFANYFTEKADIDNAIKTFREYYNAKGVHQVSLYAGISDLLKELNDLGYSLYVTTSKHEPMAKLMLTELGIISNFKQVYGSTPEHFHKADVINTCLTEQVIQAAEAVIIGDTKFDMIGGQKTGVRRLGITWGFGSAESLQEYGAEIICHQPQDIKKTLSSL, encoded by the coding sequence ATGAAATCTATCTTATTCGACCTCGACGGAACCTTGGTAAATTCCAGTCCAGGAATCAAAGCAGCATTTAATTACGCTTTTAAAAGATTACAGTTACCTTTACAGACTGACAAGCAATTGTCAACATTTATCGGTCCACCCTTAGAAGTTACCTTTGCTAATTATTTCACTGAGAAAGCCGATATTGACAATGCAATAAAAACTTTTAGAGAATATTATAACGCTAAAGGTGTTCATCAAGTTTCACTTTATGCTGGTATTTCCGACCTACTAAAAGAATTGAATGACTTAGGCTACTCTCTCTATGTCACAACAAGTAAACACGAACCAATGGCTAAACTAATGTTGACCGAGCTTGGTATCATCTCAAACTTTAAGCAAGTTTATGGTTCAACTCCTGAACATTTTCACAAAGCAGATGTGATTAACACTTGTCTTACAGAACAAGTAATCCAAGCAGCCGAAGCCGTCATCATCGGTGATACAAAATTTGATATGATTGGTGGTCAGAAAACAGGTGTTAGAAGGCTTGGTATTACTTGGGGCTTTGGTTCTGCTGAAAGTTTACAAGAATACGGCGCTGAAATAATCTGTCATCAACCACAAGACATTAAAAAAACACTATCATCGCTATAA
- the pgsA gene encoding CDP-diacylglycerol--glycerol-3-phosphate 3-phosphatidyltransferase, with translation MKIDFTKKENIPNLFTLGRIVMIPLFILILCFGKSLTGHVVAAIVFALASITDYLDGYLARKWQVVTNFGKFADPLADKMLVMTAFIMLVELKMVPAWIAAIIICRELAVTGLRLLLVENGGTVLAAAMPGKVKTFTQMFSIIFLLCHFSIIGTLLLYVALIFTIYSGYDYFKGARFLFKDTFK, from the coding sequence ATGAAAATCGATTTTACAAAAAAAGAAAACATTCCTAATTTATTCACATTAGGACGTATCGTGATGATTCCGCTCTTCATTCTTATCCTTTGTTTCGGGAAGAGCTTGACAGGGCATGTTGTTGCTGCAATTGTTTTTGCATTGGCAAGCATTACAGACTATTTAGATGGTTATCTTGCAAGAAAATGGCAAGTTGTTACTAACTTTGGTAAATTTGCTGACCCATTAGCCGATAAAATGTTGGTAATGACAGCATTTATTATGCTTGTTGAATTAAAAATGGTTCCTGCTTGGATTGCTGCTATCATTATTTGTCGTGAATTAGCCGTTACAGGACTTCGTCTTTTACTTGTTGAAAATGGTGGAACAGTCTTAGCAGCTGCTATGCCTGGAAAAGTCAAAACATTTACACAAATGTTTTCAATTATTTTCTTACTATGCCATTTTTCAATCATTGGCACACTTTTACTTTATGTGGCATTGATTTTTACCATTTATTCAGGATATGATTACTTCAAGGGAGCAAGATTCCTTTTTAAGGATACATTTAAATGA
- a CDS encoding tRNA (5-methylaminomethyl-2-thiouridylate)-methyltransferase, with protein MIDNSKIRVVVGMSGGVDSSVTALLLKEQGYDVIGVFMKNWDDTDEFGVCTATEDYKDVAAVADQIGIPYYSVNFEKEYWDRVFEYFLAEYRAGRTPNPDVMCNKEIKFKAFLDYAMTLGADYVATGHYAQVSRDEDGTVHMLRGADNNKDQTYFLSQLSQEQLQKVMFPLGHLEKPEVRKIAERAGLATAKKKDSTGICFIGEKNFKQFLSQYLPAQKGRMMTVDGRDMGEHAGLMYYTIGQRGGLGIGGQQGGDNAPWFVVGKDLSKNILYVGQGFYHESLMSTSLDASSIHFTRHMPEEFTMEVTAKFRYRQPDSKVTVHVKGDKAEVVFDEPQRAITPGQAVVFYDGEECLGGGIIDIAYKNGVACQYI; from the coding sequence ATGATAGATAATTCAAAAATACGTGTTGTTGTCGGTATGAGTGGTGGCGTTGATTCGTCTGTAACGGCTCTCCTTTTGAAAGAGCAAGGTTATGACGTTATCGGTGTCTTTATGAAAAATTGGGACGACACAGACGAATTCGGTGTTTGTACAGCAACCGAAGATTATAAAGATGTGGCAGCTGTGGCTGACCAAATTGGTATTCCATACTACTCTGTCAATTTTGAAAAAGAATATTGGGATCGTGTTTTCGAATATTTCCTAGCGGAATATCGTGCAGGACGCACACCAAATCCAGACGTTATGTGTAACAAGGAAATCAAGTTTAAAGCTTTCCTTGACTATGCCATGACGCTTGGAGCTGATTACGTAGCAACTGGACATTATGCGCAAGTTTCTCGTGATGAAGACGGTACTGTTCATATGCTTCGTGGAGCAGATAATAATAAAGACCAAACTTACTTCTTGAGTCAATTATCACAAGAACAATTGCAAAAAGTAATGTTTCCACTTGGGCATTTGGAAAAACCAGAAGTGCGTAAAATCGCAGAACGTGCAGGTCTTGCGACAGCTAAGAAAAAAGATTCAACAGGAATTTGTTTTATCGGTGAAAAGAACTTTAAACAATTCCTTAGTCAATATTTACCAGCACAAAAAGGTCGTATGATGACTGTTGATGGTCGTGATATGGGTGAACACGCTGGATTGATGTACTATACAATCGGTCAACGTGGCGGTCTTGGTATCGGTGGTCAACAAGGTGGCGACAATGCGCCTTGGTTTGTTGTCGGAAAAGACCTTTCAAAAAATATTCTTTACGTTGGACAAGGTTTCTATCATGAATCATTAATGTCAACTAGCCTTGATGCTTCAAGTATTCACTTCACACGTCATATGCCAGAAGAATTTACAATGGAAGTTACTGCAAAATTCCGTTACCGTCAACCAGACTCTAAAGTTACAGTGCATGTTAAAGGTGACAAAGCAGAAGTTGTCTTTGATGAACCACAACGTGCTATTACACCAGGTCAAGCTGTTGTTTTCTATGATGGCGAAGAATGCCTAGGTGGCGGAATCATTGATATAGCTTATAAAAATGGAGTCGCTTGTCAATATATCTAG
- the sdaAA gene encoding L-serine dehydratase, alpha subunit, with protein MFYSIKELVEQADKDFNGNIAELMIATEMELSGRSRDEIIHIMTKNLQVMNNSVTDGLTPSKSISGLTGGDAVKMDTYLKSGKTLSDTTILTAVRNAIAVNELNAKMGLVCATPTAGSAGCLPAVLTTAIDKLKLSEEEQLNFLFTAGAFGLVIGNNASISGAEGGCQAEVGSASAMSAAALVKAAGGSAFQASQAVAFVIKNMLGLICDPVAGLVEVPCVKRNALGSSFALVAADMALAGIESQIPVDEVVDAMYQVGASLPTAFRETAEGGLAATPTGRRLQAQIFGE; from the coding sequence ATGTTTTATTCTATTAAAGAATTAGTTGAACAAGCCGATAAAGATTTTAACGGTAATATTGCTGAACTAATGATTGCCACCGAAATGGAATTAAGTGGGCGTAGCCGTGATGAAATCATTCACATCATGACGAAAAACCTTCAAGTCATGAACAATTCTGTTACTGACGGACTAACCCCTAGTAAATCAATTAGTGGTCTAACTGGTGGAGACGCCGTCAAAATGGACACCTACCTTAAATCGGGTAAGACTTTGTCAGATACCACTATCTTGACCGCTGTCCGCAATGCCATTGCTGTCAATGAACTGAATGCCAAAATGGGACTTGTTTGTGCTACACCAACAGCTGGCTCTGCTGGTTGTTTACCTGCCGTTCTGACAACTGCTATTGACAAATTAAAACTTTCTGAAGAAGAACAGTTGAACTTTTTATTCACTGCTGGCGCTTTTGGACTCGTTATTGGAAATAATGCTTCAATCTCTGGTGCTGAAGGTGGCTGTCAAGCTGAAGTTGGCTCTGCTTCTGCAATGAGTGCCGCAGCTTTGGTTAAGGCTGCTGGTGGCTCTGCTTTCCAAGCCAGCCAAGCAGTTGCTTTTGTTATCAAAAATATGCTTGGGCTTATCTGTGATCCTGTTGCAGGGCTTGTTGAAGTCCCATGTGTTAAACGCAATGCTCTTGGTTCAAGTTTTGCACTTGTGGCTGCTGACATGGCACTTGCTGGCATTGAATCTCAAATTCCAGTTGACGAAGTTGTTGATGCGATGTATCAAGTTGGAGCAAGTCTTCCAACTGCCTTTCGTGAAACTGCCGAAGGTGGCTTAGCTGCCACACCAACAGGACGACGATTACAAGCTCAAATTTTTGGAGAATAG
- a CDS encoding Immunodominant antigen A, translating into MYSRIAKAKQRKIRNIIVSVLGATLSLAMIIFLIPKIELFSDTFTTHAEAEVVKSTSTSLSSTLNQTVTSTTSSESSSAEISEVYEEPATEEATEVEEVYTESEEPVVEDTTATESASYTTTTSSEVVDATTASNGNTAGTVGTEVAAQMAAATGVPQSTWEAIIARESNGDPSVTNASGASGLFQTMPGWGSTATVQDQITAAINAYNAQGLSAWGY; encoded by the coding sequence ATGTATAGTAGGATTGCTAAAGCAAAACAAAGAAAAATAAGAAATATTATCGTTAGCGTGCTCGGAGCAACTTTGAGCTTGGCTATGATTATTTTCCTTATTCCAAAAATAGAATTATTCTCAGATACGTTTACAACACATGCTGAGGCAGAGGTTGTTAAATCAACATCTACAAGTCTTTCATCGACTTTAAATCAAACAGTAACAAGTACAACATCATCTGAGTCTAGCTCAGCAGAAATCAGCGAGGTGTATGAAGAACCTGCTACCGAAGAAGCTACTGAGGTAGAAGAAGTTTACACAGAATCAGAAGAGCCAGTTGTTGAAGATACGACTGCGACAGAGTCAGCTTCTTATACGACAACAACAAGTTCAGAAGTAGTTGATGCAACAACAGCATCAAATGGAAACACTGCTGGTACTGTCGGTACAGAAGTTGCAGCGCAAATGGCAGCAGCAACAGGTGTTCCTCAATCAACTTGGGAAGCAATCATTGCACGTGAATCTAATGGTGATCCAAGTGTGACAAATGCTTCTGGGGCATCAGGTTTATTTCAAACAATGCCTGGTTGGGGGTCAACAGCAACTGTTCAAGATCAGATTACAGCTGCTATAAACGCCTATAATGCTCAAGGCTTATCTGCTTGGGGTTATTAA
- a CDS encoding ABC transporter permease, translating to MDKLILGRYVPGNSLIHRLDPRSKLLAMILYIVIVFWANNVVTNIIMVAFTLIVVLLSKIKLSFFLKGVQPMIGIILFTTLFQMFFTQGGQTYFQFGFLKITSYGFSQAVLIFMRFVLIIFFSTLLTLTTTPLSLADAVESLLKPFVRFKVPVHEIGLMLSLSLRFVPTLMDDTTRIMKAQRARGVDFGEGNLIQKVKSIIPILIPLFASSFKRADALALAMEARGYQGGDGRTKYRILQWHLKDTLALIVLVILGILLFWLKKS from the coding sequence ATGGATAAATTAATACTCGGACGTTATGTTCCAGGAAATTCTTTGATTCATCGCTTAGATCCACGTAGCAAACTTTTAGCAATGATTTTGTACATTGTTATTGTTTTCTGGGCTAATAATGTGGTGACAAACATTATTATGGTTGCATTTACCTTGATAGTTGTTTTGCTATCGAAGATTAAGTTGAGCTTTTTCTTAAAAGGTGTTCAGCCAATGATTGGTATTATTTTATTCACAACTTTGTTTCAAATGTTTTTTACACAAGGTGGTCAAACCTATTTTCAATTTGGTTTTCTTAAAATAACAAGCTACGGTTTTAGCCAAGCAGTTTTGATTTTTATGCGTTTTGTATTAATCATCTTCTTTTCAACCTTGCTGACTTTGACAACAACACCGTTGAGCCTTGCAGACGCTGTAGAATCACTTCTAAAGCCTTTTGTTCGTTTTAAGGTTCCTGTACACGAAATAGGCTTAATGCTCTCACTAAGCCTACGATTTGTTCCAACCTTGATGGATGATACGACACGTATTATGAAGGCACAGCGAGCGCGTGGTGTGGATTTTGGAGAAGGAAATCTGATTCAAAAGGTAAAATCAATCATTCCAATCCTTATTCCGCTTTTTGCATCGAGTTTTAAACGAGCAGATGCTCTTGCTCTTGCCATGGAAGCACGTGGTTACCAAGGCGGAGATGGACGAACTAAATACCGAATTTTGCAATGGCACCTAAAAGATACTTTAGCTTTAATAGTGTTAGTTATTTTAGGAATTTTGCTATTTTGGCTTAAGAAAAGCTAA
- a CDS encoding Peptidase, M16 family yields MTELKEQIFSEINEKIYSAELENGLKVFLIPKQDFQESCGMMIVNFGSLDTKFTYDGQFKKYNEGVAHFLEHKLFELEDGQDVAELFTNAGANSNAFTTFDKTCYYFSAVDNLEENVTLLQQFILETSFTEASVTREKDIIGQEIDMYQDDADYRLYQGILENLYPNTALAQDIAGTQESIENISVADLKENHSIFYSPQEMTLLLVGNFDKDLLFNQIKKEQKEKASKKHVVKRQGLVYEQVVPKKNIQMDVTQPKLAIGYRGAQLPKGTSILRQELALRLFFTMLLGWTSKRYQQLYESGQIDDSFGFEIEVYPDFQFLIISLDTLEPIAMANNIRQYLNKVSQSSDLDDLSEEHFKIVKKELYGDFFKSLDSIDNLSAQFINHLSKDETYLEVPKLLATLDFAEVLKIGNDFLTHADATEFTILPK; encoded by the coding sequence ATGACAGAATTAAAGGAGCAAATTTTTTCAGAAATAAATGAAAAAATTTACTCGGCTGAGTTAGAAAATGGATTGAAAGTTTTTCTGATTCCAAAACAAGATTTTCAAGAAAGTTGTGGAATGATGATTGTAAATTTTGGCTCTCTTGACACGAAGTTTACATATGATGGACAGTTCAAAAAATATAACGAGGGGGTTGCTCATTTTTTAGAGCACAAATTGTTTGAATTGGAGGATGGACAGGATGTTGCGGAGCTATTTACTAATGCGGGAGCAAATAGTAATGCCTTTACAACGTTTGACAAGACTTGCTACTATTTTTCTGCGGTTGACAATCTAGAAGAAAATGTGACACTTCTTCAGCAGTTTATATTAGAAACCTCCTTTACAGAAGCCTCTGTTACGCGTGAAAAAGATATTATTGGTCAAGAAATTGACATGTATCAAGATGATGCAGACTACCGTCTTTATCAAGGAATTCTTGAAAATTTATATCCTAACACTGCCCTTGCTCAAGATATTGCTGGCACGCAAGAAAGTATTGAAAATATTTCTGTGGCAGATTTAAAAGAGAATCACAGTATTTTCTACTCCCCACAGGAAATGACGTTGTTGCTTGTTGGAAATTTCGATAAGGACTTGCTATTTAATCAAATCAAAAAAGAGCAAAAAGAAAAGGCAAGTAAAAAACACGTTGTTAAACGACAAGGTTTGGTGTATGAGCAGGTAGTGCCGAAAAAGAATATTCAAATGGATGTCACTCAACCTAAATTGGCAATTGGTTATAGAGGAGCACAGTTGCCAAAGGGAACTTCAATTTTACGTCAAGAATTGGCGTTGCGATTATTCTTTACCATGTTGCTTGGCTGGACATCAAAACGTTATCAGCAGCTTTATGAAAGTGGACAGATTGATGATTCCTTTGGTTTTGAAATTGAAGTTTATCCAGATTTTCAGTTTTTGATTATTTCTTTAGATACTTTGGAACCAATTGCGATGGCAAATAATATCCGTCAATATTTGAATAAAGTATCTCAATCAAGCGATTTGGACGATTTATCAGAAGAACACTTTAAAATTGTCAAAAAGGAATTGTATGGCGATTTCTTCAAAAGCCTAGATTCTATTGATAACTTATCAGCGCAATTTATTAATCATTTATCAAAAGATGAAACTTATTTAGAGGTTCCAAAACTATTAGCAACGTTAGATTTTGCAGAAGTCTTGAAAATCGGTAATGATTTCTTAACACATGCTGATGCAACAGAATTCACAATCCTGCCAAAATAA
- the sdaAB gene encoding L-serine dehydratase, beta subunit, with protein sequence MKNLKFQSVFDIIGPVMIGPSSSHTAGAVRIGKIVNSIFGEIPNSVTFHLYNSFAKTYRGHGTDKALVAGILGMDTDNPDIKNSLEIAHQKGVRIYWDILKDSNAPHPNTAKITVEKGDKSMSITGVSIGGGNIEVTELNGFSVSLKMNTPTLIIVHQDIPGMIAKVTDILSEHHINIAQMNVTRERAGEKAIMIIEVDSRDCHKAVEQIQQIPHLHNVNFFD encoded by the coding sequence ATGAAAAATCTAAAATTCCAATCCGTATTCGACATCATCGGTCCCGTGATGATTGGTCCGTCTAGTAGCCATACGGCTGGGGCTGTTCGCATTGGAAAAATTGTTAACTCTATTTTCGGAGAAATTCCCAATTCCGTAACCTTTCATTTGTACAATTCATTTGCTAAGACTTACCGTGGCCATGGAACTGACAAAGCTCTCGTTGCAGGTATCCTTGGCATGGATACTGACAATCCTGACATCAAAAATTCATTAGAAATCGCTCACCAGAAAGGCGTTCGCATTTATTGGGATATTCTCAAAGATAGTAACGCTCCACATCCAAATACCGCTAAAATTACCGTTGAAAAAGGTGACAAAAGCATGAGTATTACTGGCGTATCAATCGGCGGAGGAAATATTGAGGTAACTGAACTAAATGGTTTCTCTGTATCGCTGAAAATGAATACACCAACTTTAATTATTGTTCACCAAGACATTCCTGGAATGATTGCCAAAGTGACAGATATTCTATCTGAACATCATATCAACATCGCCCAAATGAATGTAACTCGTGAACGTGCTGGTGAAAAAGCAATCATGATTATCGAAGTTGACTCTCGTGATTGTCACAAAGCTGTTGAACAGATTCAACAAATTCCACATTTGCACAATGTTAATTTCTTTGATTAG
- a CDS encoding ABC transporter ATP-binding protein — protein sequence MGITLESVNYTYQAGTPFEGRALFDINLSIKEGSYTTFIGHTGSGKSTIMQLLNGLNVPTEGAVIVNDIKITADSKNKDIKPVRKKVGLVFQFPESQLFEETVLKDVAFGPQNFGVSIEEAEQLAREKLAMVGISEEFFEKNPFELSGGQMRRVAIAGILAMEPEVLVLDEPTAGLDPKGRRELMSLFKELHQNGMTIVLVTHLMDDVANYADYVNVLEGGKLVRSGYPKEVFQDVDFLESKQLGVPKITKFAQQLVKRGLQLESLPITIEEFAEVVKHG from the coding sequence ATGGGAATTACTCTTGAAAGCGTAAATTATACTTATCAAGCAGGGACACCTTTTGAAGGGCGTGCCCTTTTTGACATTAATCTTAGTATCAAAGAGGGCTCTTATACCACTTTTATTGGACATACTGGCTCAGGTAAATCAACGATTATGCAGCTATTAAATGGGCTTAATGTGCCTACAGAAGGCGCAGTCATCGTAAATGATATAAAAATTACAGCTGACTCTAAAAATAAAGACATCAAACCTGTGCGTAAAAAAGTAGGACTTGTTTTTCAATTTCCTGAAAGCCAGCTTTTTGAGGAGACTGTTCTTAAAGATGTCGCTTTTGGTCCACAAAATTTTGGTGTTTCCATAGAAGAAGCTGAACAACTAGCACGTGAAAAGCTAGCTATGGTTGGCATTAGTGAGGAATTTTTTGAAAAAAATCCATTTGAATTATCAGGTGGTCAAATGCGCCGTGTTGCGATTGCTGGTATTTTAGCCATGGAACCAGAGGTGCTGGTCTTAGATGAGCCAACAGCAGGCTTAGATCCTAAAGGGCGTCGTGAGCTTATGAGTTTATTTAAGGAATTGCATCAAAATGGTATGACAATCGTTTTAGTAACCCACTTGATGGACGATGTGGCTAATTATGCGGATTATGTCAATGTCCTTGAAGGTGGAAAATTAGTTCGTTCTGGTTACCCTAAAGAAGTTTTTCAGGATGTTGATTTTCTTGAAAGCAAACAACTTGGTGTGCCAAAAATCACCAAGTTTGCTCAGCAGCTTGTAAAACGTGGTCTACAGCTAGAAAGTTTACCAATTACTATAGAAGAATTTGCAGAGGTGGTGAAACATGGATAA
- a CDS encoding Transcriptional regulator in cluster with unspecified monosaccharide ABC transport system, with amino-acid sequence MREQTIGEILREARVAKHLTLEEVEEKTAIPSPHLLALELEQFKLIPKDKIETYLQQYSEAVELDTADLLEKYHEQEVDSSDEEQKEHVVESTTTNTESIAKTPQDETISIAKSASDDSFIIGSRSNRYKGKEKTNSYLPIVMLCLVALGILAFVSFVTWNQLQSDSNNASKSYSVVHSSSSTTTDSTSSESSSSTSESSSSEEDTSLKMSTEGSGNSLTVNLSNVTDSLTVEISLSGADSSWVSVTNSESNDSGTLLSSTGTTSYTAVLPSGTTSSLITLGVTEGVTVTIDGQEVDTSALTSTTLSYITINIQ; translated from the coding sequence ATGAGAGAACAAACGATTGGTGAGATTTTAAGAGAAGCTCGGGTGGCAAAACACCTGACATTAGAAGAAGTTGAAGAAAAAACAGCGATTCCTTCGCCACATCTTTTGGCTTTGGAGCTTGAACAATTTAAATTAATCCCTAAAGATAAGATTGAAACTTACTTACAACAATATAGCGAAGCTGTTGAGCTTGACACCGCTGATTTGTTGGAAAAATATCATGAACAAGAAGTTGATTCATCAGATGAGGAGCAAAAAGAGCACGTAGTAGAATCTACCACTACTAATACTGAGAGTATTGCGAAAACGCCGCAAGATGAAACAATTAGCATTGCAAAATCAGCTAGCGATGATAGCTTTATTATTGGCTCACGCTCAAACCGTTACAAAGGAAAAGAAAAAACAAATTCTTACCTTCCGATTGTGATGCTTTGCTTGGTAGCCTTGGGAATTTTAGCTTTTGTTTCTTTCGTGACTTGGAATCAATTGCAAAGCGATAGCAATAACGCAAGTAAAAGCTACTCCGTTGTCCATAGCAGTAGTTCAACAACGACAGACTCAACATCATCAGAAAGTTCTTCTTCAACAAGTGAGTCATCATCTTCTGAGGAAGATACTTCTTTGAAAATGTCAACTGAGGGAAGCGGCAATAGCTTGACAGTAAACTTGTCAAATGTGACAGATAGTTTAACTGTTGAAATTAGCTTATCTGGTGCAGACAGTAGTTGGGTGTCTGTGACAAATTCAGAATCTAATGATTCTGGTACTCTTCTTTCGTCAACTGGAACAACAAGTTATACTGCAGTTCTTCCTTCTGGAACAACAAGTTCTTTGATTACTTTGGGAGTTACTGAAGGTGTGACAGTAACCATTGATGGACAAGAAGTTGACACTTCTGCATTAACAAGTACAACGCTAAGTTATATTACAATTAATATTCAGTAA
- the ygeR gene encoding Aggregation promoting factor, whose amino-acid sequence MQKNTLKSKSKTIKLGVASAAFAAALIAPAVANADSYTVKSGDTLSEIASTCNTTVEQLASLNSISNVDFITVGQILELDSTASTTETTTSAATTDDSSSATSTAASTDTTTTTSTTYSSNLSSADAAAKETIAQRESSGSYTAQNGQYYGRYQLTISYLNGDLSAENQERVADAYVASRYGSWSAALAFWNANGWY is encoded by the coding sequence ATGCAAAAAAATACTTTAAAAAGTAAATCGAAAACTATTAAGTTAGGAGTTGCTAGCGCAGCTTTTGCAGCAGCACTGATCGCCCCAGCAGTCGCTAATGCAGATTCTTACACAGTTAAATCAGGTGATACTCTTTCTGAAATTGCCTCAACTTGCAATACTACAGTTGAACAATTGGCATCATTAAATAGTATCTCTAACGTTGACTTCATTACTGTTGGTCAAATCTTAGAATTGGATTCAACAGCTTCAACAACAGAAACTACAACTTCAGCAGCTACTACTGATGATTCATCATCAGCAACATCTACTGCTGCAAGTACAGATACAACAACAACTACAAGTACAACTTATTCATCAAACTTGAGCTCAGCAGATGCAGCCGCTAAAGAAACAATCGCACAACGCGAATCAAGTGGTAGCTACACAGCTCAAAATGGTCAATACTACGGACGTTACCAATTAACGATTTCTTACTTGAATGGTGACTTATCAGCTGAAAACCAAGAACGTGTTGCAGATGCATACGTTGCAAGCCGTTATGGTTCATGGTCAGCAGCCCTTGCCTTCTGGAATGCAAATGGTTGGTATTAA